Part of the Dyella humicola genome, ACGAGCACACCAGGTCGGCCGTGGCGTCGACGATGGCGCGGCAGAACTCGAACACGGCGTCGGCGGAGCCTTGTAAATGCGCCGGAAACTTTGCGGGTTCAGGATCGAGGCCGACGCAGACCAATGAGTTGTTGCGGGTCCATGCCTGTTGCAGGGATTGCATGAAGTGCATCGGGGTCTCCTCGCGGCTTTGTCCCTCTCCCCTCCGGGGAGAAGGCAGGGTGAGGGGACAATCTTGCCGTATCGCTAAAAGATGGTGCGGTTCTATGGAGGACAGGGGCCAGTCGTGACCCCTCACCCCAACCCTCTCCCCAACGGGGAGAGGGGGAAGAGCGGCCTTACGCCAGCTTCTTGTACTTCACGCGATGCGGCCTGGCCGCTTCGTCGCCGAGGCGGCGCTTCTTGTCCGCTTCGTATTCGTTGTAGTTGCCGGGGAAGAACTCGACGTGCGAGTCGCCTTCGAACGCGATGATGTGCGTGGCGATGCGATCGAGGAACCAGCGGTCATGCGAGATCACCATCGCGCAACCCGGGAATTCCAGCATCGCGTCTTCCAGCGCGCGCAGCGTTTCGACGTCCAGATCGTTCGACGGTTCGTCGAGCAGCAACACGTTGCCGCCCTGCATCAGGGTCTTGGCCAGATGCAGGCGACCGCGCTCACCACCCGACAGGCTGCCAACGAGCTTCTGCTGGTCGGTGCCCTTGAAGTTGAAGCGACCGATGTACGCGCGTGACTGCAGTTCGTAGCGACCGATGGTGATGATGTCGGCGCCGTCGGAAACTTCCTGCCACACGTTCTTGTTCGGATCGAGGCTGTCGCGCGACTGGTCGACATAGGCCAGCTGCACGGTGTGGCCGAGCTTCACTTCGCCCTGGTCCGCCGTTTCCTGGCCGGTGATCAGCTTGAACAGGGTGGACTTGCCGGCGCCGTTCGGACCGATCACGCCGACGATGGCGCCCGGCGGAATCTTCATCGACAGGTCGTCGATCAGCAGGCGATCGCCGAACGACTTCGACACGTTCTTGAACTCGATCACTTCCTGGCCCAGGCGCTCGCCCGGCGGGATGTAGAGTTCGTTGGTTTCGTTGCGCTTCTGGTACTCGACCGAGTTCAGTTCCTCGAAGCGGTTGATACGCGCCTTGCCCTTGGACTGACGGCCCTTGGCGGCCGAACGCACCCACTCCAGCTCGCGTGCAAGAGCCTTCTGGCGGCCCTTTTCGGCGGCTTCTTCGCGGGCTAGGCGCTCGCTCTTCTGTTCCAGCCAGTCGGTGTAGTTGCCCTTCCAGGGAATGCCGCGGCCGCGGTCGAGCTCGAGAATCCACTCGGCGGCGTGCTCGAGGAAGTAGCGATCATGCGTCACCGCCACCACGGTGCCGGGGTAGTCCTGCAGGAACTGCTCCAGCCAGTCGACGGACTCGGCGTCCAGATGGTTGGTCGGTTCGTCGAGCAGCAGCATGTCCGGCTTGGACAGCAGCAGGCGGCACAGCGCCACGCGGCGCTTCTCGCCACCGGACAGCGGGCCGATCTTCGCGTCCCACGGCGGCAGGCGCAGGGCGTCGGCCGCCACTTCGAGCTGGCGCTCCAGCGCGTGGGCGTCGTTCACCGCCAGGATGCTTTCCAGCTCCTGCTGCTCCTTGGCCAGTTTGTCGAAGTCGGCGCCTTCCTCACCGTAGGCGGCGTAGACCTCGTCCAGACGCTTCTGCGCATCGAGGATCACCGACACGCCTTCCTCGACCGCTTCACGCACGGTCTTTTCGGGATCGAGCTGCGGTTCCTGGGCCAGGTAGCCGACCTTGATGCCCGGCTGCGGGCGGGCTTCGCCCTGGAAGTCCTTGTCCACGCCGGCCATGATCTTCAGCACCGTCGACTTGCCCGCGCCGTTCAGGCCCAGCAGGCCGATCTTGGCGCCGGGGAAGAAGCTGAGCGAGATGTCCTTGATGATCTGGCGCTTCGGGGGGACGATCTTGCTCACCCCGTTCATGGTGTAGATGTATTGCATGGAGCCTCCGGCGGCGTGCACGACGCCGGCCGAGGAGGGCAGGCGGTGCATTCAGAGTGGGTGTAAACCACTCATTATAGCGGCTTGTGGGGCGATCCCGGTGACAGCTGATGCCACGGGCGGTCGGCGCCACCCGGTCACGGTGCGGCGGCTCAGCGCTCGCTATCGAGCGATGCCATGCCCTGCGTGTTGTAGCGCTCGCCGGCGGCCGCGCCGGGCGGGATGGCGCGCTCGATGGCGGCCAGATCATCGGCGCCAAGGCGGATATCCAGCGCTCCCAGCGCTTCGGTCAGGCGTGCTCGGGTACGCGCACCGATCAGAGGAACGATGTCTCCGCCGCGCGCCAGCACCCAGGCGATCGCCAACTGGGCCACGCTGACGCCGCGTGCCTTGGCCAGCTCGCGCAGCAGTTCGACCAGGCCGAGGTTGTGCGCGAGGTTGTCGCCCTGGAAGCGCGGGCTGTGCTGGCGGAAATCGCGTGCGTCCGTGGCCTGGTCCCTGGACCAATGGCCACTGATCAGTCCGCGCGAGAGCACGCCATAGGCGGTGACGCCGATGCCCAGCTCGCGACACGTAGGCAGGATCGCCGTCTCGATGCCACGCGAGATCAGTGAGTACTCGATCTGCAGGTCGGCCACCGGCATCACCGAATGAGCGCGCCGGATCGTATCGGCACCCACTTCGGACAGTCCCAGATGGCGCACGTAGCCGGCTTTGACCAGGTCGGCGATGGCGCCCACGGTCTCTTCGATCGGCACCTTGGGGTCCAACCGAGCAGGGCGATAGATGTCGACGTAGTCGGTGCGCAGGCGCTGTAGCGTATAGGCGAGAGCCGTCTTCACCGCGGCAGGGCGCGCGTCGTAGCCCAGCCAGTCGCCGGCGGGGCCGCGCTGGGCGCCGAACTTCACGCTAAGTCGATAGCTGTCGCGCGGGCGTCCGACCAGCGCATCGCCGATCAACAGCTCGTTGTGACCCATGCCGTAGAAATCGCCGGTATCGAGCAGATCGACGCCGGCATCGAGCGCGGCATGGATGGTGGCGATGCCTTCGCTGCGGTCGGCGGCGCCGTACATGCCGGACATGCCCATGCAGCCGAGGCCGAGGGCGGAGACCTGGGGGCCGTGCTTGCCGAGGGTGCGTTGCTGCATGGGGAGAGCTCCGTGGGAGGCAACGGCGCATGATGCGCTCGGGCGATGCGATTGCCATGTGCCGCGGCCTCGTTTCCCTTTCCCAACCGCCTTACCCCAGGGGACGGGGCGTCACCCTGGGTGGCGTGCCGTTTCGGACGGCGCAACGACGCCGTGCACCCCCGGCACGGGGCCGCACCGGGGGGTGGGCCCACCGTTCGAGGTGGCCGGCAAGCCCCTTGACAGCTACACTTTCTCGTTCGAACCCGCTTGCCACACCATGAGGTCAGGATGTTCCCGAAGCACGAGACGATCGCCGGTTATGACAATGAACTGGCCCAGGCCATGGCTGACGAAGCGCGTCGCCAGGAAGATCACGTCGAACTGATCGCTTCCGAGAACTACGCCAGCCCGCGCGTGATGGAAGCGCAGGGCAGCGTGCTGACCAACAAGTACGCCGAGGGTTACCCGGGCAAGCGTTACTACGGCGGCTGCGAATACGTCGACATCGCCGAGCGTCTGGCCATCGATCGCCTCAAGCAGCTGTTCGGCGCCACTTACGCGAACGTGCAGCCGCACTCCGGCTCGCAGGCGAACCAGGCGGTCTACCTCGCGCTGCTGCAGCCGGGTGACACCATCCTGGGCATGAGCCTGGCCCACGGCGGCCACCTCACCCACGGCGCCAAGGTCAACATCTCCGGCAAGCTGTTCAACGCAGTGCAGTATGGCGTCAACGAGCAGGGCCTGGTCGACTACGACGAAATCGAGCGCCTTGCCGTCGAGCACAAGCCGAAGATGGTCGTGGCCGGTTTCAGTGCCTACTCGCAGGTGATGGATTGGGCCCGTTTCCGCGCCATCGCCGACAAGGTGGGTGCGTATCTGTTCGTGGATATGGCGCACGTCGCAGGCCTGGTCGCCGCGGGCGTGTACCCGAACCCGGTGCCGCACGCTCACGTGGTGACCTCCACCACGCACAAGACGCTGCGCGGTCCGCGCGGCGGCATCATCGTGGCTAAGGACGCGGGCGAAGAGATCGAGAAAAAGCTGCAGTCGATCGTGTTCCCGGGCATCCAGGGCGGCCCGTTGATGCATGTGATCGCCGCCAAGGCGGTCGCCTTCAAGGAAGCGCTGGAGCCGTCGTTCAAGACCTACCAGGAACAGGTAGTGAAGAACGCCAAGGCCATGGCCAAGACCTTTATCGAGCGCGGCTACAAGATCGTGTCCGGCGGCACCGAGAACCACCTGATGCTGGTCGACATGATCGGCCGCGACATCACCGGCAAGGACGCAGAAGAAGCGTTGGGCAAGGCCCACATCACGGTCAACAAGAACGCCGTGCCGAACGACCCCCGCAAGCCTTTCGTCACGTCGGGCCTGCGCGTAGGCACGCCTGCCATCACCACGCGCGGCTACCAGGAAGCGGACGTGGTCGAGCTGACCCAGTGGATCTGCGACGTGCTGGACGCTCCGCACGACGAGGCGGTGATCGCCCGCGTACGCGAGCAGGTCACGGCGCAGTGCCACAAGTTCCCGGTTTACGGCTGAGGCCTGGCATGAGCAGACAGGAGCGGGAAAAGAGCACAGACATGGTCACGCCTTTCCCACTCCTGCATACTCACTCCTGACCCATGCATTGCCCTTTCTGCCAGCACGAAGACACGCGAGTCATCGACTCTCGTCTTGCCGAAGACGGTGCCACGGTGCGTCGCCGCCGCGAGTGTCCCAAGTGCAGTGAACGCTTCAATACGTTCGAAACGGCGGAGCTGAAGCTGCCCACCATCGTCAAGAGCGGCGAGCGCCGCGAGCCGTTCGACGAGCGCAAGTTGCGTGTGAGCTTCGAGCGCGCCCTGCAAAAGCGGCCCGTGCCGACCCATTCGGTGGATGCCGCCGTGCGCGAGATCGTCAACGACCTGTGCCGTTGCGGCGAGCGCGAAGTGCCGTCGCGGCAGGTCGGCGAGCTGGTGATGCGTGAGCTGAAGAAGCTCGACCAGGTGGCTTATGTGCGCTTCGCCTCCGTTTATCGCAAGTTCGAGGACGTGCAGGCGTTCCGCGAGGAAATCGAGAAGCTGGAGCGCGACTTGCCGGACCTGGAGGCGTTGCAGCTTTCGCTCTTGGGCGAGAGTGTCGCGCGGCGCAAGAAGTCGTGACACTTCTCCCTCTCCCCAAAGGGGAGAGGGCTGGGGTGAGGGGGCAATCTTGCGGAAGCGTTGAGCCAGAGCGGGCTTTCGTTGATACGATCCGGCGAGCACCCACCCCTCACCTCAATCCTCTCCCCGGAGGGGAGAGGAAGTAAAAGTCACCACTTCGCATAGACTGACGCCACCGCACTGCGAAACGGCTCGGTAATGACGTCCACCTTCACTGCCCTCGACCACACCCACATGGCGCAGGCCCTGCGCGTGGCCGAGCGCGGCCTGTTCACCACCCAGCCCAACCCACGCGTCGGTTGTGTGATCGCGCATGGTGAACAGGTGGTTGGCGCGGGCTTTCATCAACGCACTGGCGAACCCCATGCGGAAGTGTTCGCACTCCGCGAGGCCGGCGAGCGGGCACTTGGCGCGACGGCCTACGTCACATTGGAACCTTGCGCACATCATGGCCGCACACCGCCCTGTGCTGATGCGCTGATCGCCGCTGGCGTGGCGCGTGTGGTGATTGCCGCCGAGGACCCGTTTCCGCAAGTCGCCGGCCGTGGCATAGGCAAGCTGCGCGATGCCGGTATCGTGGTCGAGGCGGGGCTGATGCGCGAGCGCGCACGCGAACTCAATATCGGCTTCTTCAGCCGCATCGAGCGTGGGCGCCCCTGGGTACGGGTAAAGCTCGCCATGAGTCTGGATGGGCGCACCGCGCTTGCCGATGGCGAGTCGAAGTGGATTACCGGCGAAGCGGCGCGTGCCGATGTGCAGCGCTGGCGCGCCCGTAGCTCGGCGATCCTGACCGGTTCCGGCACGGTGCTGGCGGACAATCCACGATTGAATGTGCGCCTGCCTGCAGGAGAGGCGTTTGCGCCACCGTTGCGCGTTGTACTTGATCGCCAGCTGCGTACGCCTGCGGGTAGCCATGTGCTGGACGGTGCCGCGCCGACCCTGATGCTTCACGGCGAGCATGCCAAGGCGAGCGACGAGCGCTTCAAGGCGACTGAACATGCGGCGGTAGCCGAGCAGGGCGGTGCGCTGGATTTGTCGGCCGTGCTTGGCGTGCTCGCACGCCGCCATTGCAGCGAAGTGCATGTGGAAGCCGGTCCCACCTTGTGTGGCGCATTTTTCGCCGCGGGCCTGGTCGACGAGCTGTTGATTTACGTGGCGCCCTTGCTGCTTGGCGACATGGCGCGGCCGCTGCTGAATCTGCCTTCGCTGACGGATATGGCATCGCGCTGGAAGCTGCAGACGATCGATCGCCGCGCCGTTGGTGATGATCTGCGTTTGCTATTGCGACCAGTCGCATAGGCGCAACGTTTTTTTAGAATTCGAGACCAAAGGTATCAGGCATGGCACAGCCGCAGTTCCCGCAGGCGAGCGTATTGACGGAGTCGGAGCGCGCGTCGTTTCGCGAGCAGGGTTATCTGATTCGCAAGATTCTGGATGCCGCCAGCGTCGCCCGATACGTGGCCGCCATCGAAGCGTCGCGCCGCGAACGGGGCGATTCCCAGCGTATGAGCAACCTGCAATTCCTCCAACCCGGCAAGGCCATTCGCGGCATCCAGGACATCATCTGTCATCCGGACATTCTCGCCGTATGCCGTGATCTGCTCGGTGACAGCATCGTCGTTGATGGTGCTTCGCTGTTCTACGGCGACGCGGGTATCGATTACCGGCAGGGCTGGCATCGCGATGTGCTGCAGGTCCCCGATGAGCTGGTCGACCTGAATTGGTTCAGTGACGACTACGCCTACAACTACGTGCAGATGAATATGCCGCTGACCGTGGATGGCTGCCTGTGGATCGTGCCGGGCAGTCACCGTCGCCAGCTCAATGCGGAGGAGCGTGCGATCTTCGGCAATACGGAGAAGATGGCGCCGGTGGACGCCGCCGAACTGAGCGGCGGCATGCAAATCGTGGTGCAGCCGGGCGAGGCGGTGTTCTACAACAACTATGCGGTCCATCGCGGTTACGGCGGCGTGCTCAAGGACCGGCGCATCACCATCCATCTCGGCTTCCATTCCAGTACGCGCCCGCCGACCTGCCACTTCGGCGTGCTCGATCACAGCGAATACACGCTGGACTATCTGTCATCGTTGGAACCGAACGTGCGCGAGGCCTTGCGTATTCATCTGGTTGAGCGCGCGAAGCATCCGGAAGTGAATATGTTCCACGCCTATCACCAGCAGTTTCTCGGCAAGGAGTTCAAGACCACATGACGACGCCATCGATTCGCTGGGGCATCATCGGTTGCGGCAACGTCACCGAGGTGAAGAGCGGGCCTGCTTTCAGCAAGACACCAAATTCCTCGCTGGTAGCGGTGATGCGCCGCGATGGCGACAAGGCGCGCGACTATGCGCAGCGCCATGGCGTGGCGCGCTGGTACGACGATGCCGCCGCGTTGATTGCCGACCCGGAGGTCAATGCCGTCTACGTGGCAACGCCGCCGTCGACACACAAGCAATACGCGCTGATGAGCATCGCCGCGGGCAAGCCGGTGTATGTGGAAAAGCCCATGGCCATGGATGCCGCCGAATGTGATGCGATCATCCATGCCGGTCGCGAGGCGAACGTGCCCGTCTTCGTAGCCTACTATCGCCGTGGCCTGCCACGTTTCCTGAAGGTACGCGAGCTGATCTTCGATCAGCAGGTCATCGGCAAGCCGCGCATCGTCAACACCGTGTTGCATGAGCCGCATCATCCGCGCTACCACGATCCCAAGAACCTGCCCTGGCATGTGCGGCCGGAGATTTCCGGTGGCGGCATCTTCATGGATATCGGCTGCCACACGCTGGATATCCTGGACTGGCTGTTTGGCCCCATCGTTTCGGCCAGCGGCCAGGCGAGCAATCAGCTCGGCGCCTATCCGGTGGAGGATACCGTGGCGATATCATTTGCCTTCGGCAACG contains:
- a CDS encoding aldo/keto reductase gives rise to the protein MQQRTLGKHGPQVSALGLGCMGMSGMYGAADRSEGIATIHAALDAGVDLLDTGDFYGMGHNELLIGDALVGRPRDSYRLSVKFGAQRGPAGDWLGYDARPAAVKTALAYTLQRLRTDYVDIYRPARLDPKVPIEETVGAIADLVKAGYVRHLGLSEVGADTIRRAHSVMPVADLQIEYSLISRGIETAILPTCRELGIGVTAYGVLSRGLISGHWSRDQATDARDFRQHSPRFQGDNLAHNLGLVELLRELAKARGVSVAQLAIAWVLARGGDIVPLIGARTRARLTEALGALDIRLGADDLAAIERAIPPGAAAGERYNTQGMASLDSER
- the ettA gene encoding energy-dependent translational throttle protein EttA, whose amino-acid sequence is MQYIYTMNGVSKIVPPKRQIIKDISLSFFPGAKIGLLGLNGAGKSTVLKIMAGVDKDFQGEARPQPGIKVGYLAQEPQLDPEKTVREAVEEGVSVILDAQKRLDEVYAAYGEEGADFDKLAKEQQELESILAVNDAHALERQLEVAADALRLPPWDAKIGPLSGGEKRRVALCRLLLSKPDMLLLDEPTNHLDAESVDWLEQFLQDYPGTVVAVTHDRYFLEHAAEWILELDRGRGIPWKGNYTDWLEQKSERLAREEAAEKGRQKALARELEWVRSAAKGRQSKGKARINRFEELNSVEYQKRNETNELYIPPGERLGQEVIEFKNVSKSFGDRLLIDDLSMKIPPGAIVGVIGPNGAGKSTLFKLITGQETADQGEVKLGHTVQLAYVDQSRDSLDPNKNVWQEVSDGADIITIGRYELQSRAYIGRFNFKGTDQQKLVGSLSGGERGRLHLAKTLMQGGNVLLLDEPSNDLDVETLRALEDAMLEFPGCAMVISHDRWFLDRIATHIIAFEGDSHVEFFPGNYNEYEADKKRRLGDEAARPHRVKYKKLA
- the nrdR gene encoding transcriptional regulator NrdR — translated: MHCPFCQHEDTRVIDSRLAEDGATVRRRRECPKCSERFNTFETAELKLPTIVKSGERREPFDERKLRVSFERALQKRPVPTHSVDAAVREIVNDLCRCGEREVPSRQVGELVMRELKKLDQVAYVRFASVYRKFEDVQAFREEIEKLERDLPDLEALQLSLLGESVARRKKS
- a CDS encoding phytanoyl-CoA dioxygenase family protein translates to MAQPQFPQASVLTESERASFREQGYLIRKILDAASVARYVAAIEASRRERGDSQRMSNLQFLQPGKAIRGIQDIICHPDILAVCRDLLGDSIVVDGASLFYGDAGIDYRQGWHRDVLQVPDELVDLNWFSDDYAYNYVQMNMPLTVDGCLWIVPGSHRRQLNAEERAIFGNTEKMAPVDAAELSGGMQIVVQPGEAVFYNNYAVHRGYGGVLKDRRITIHLGFHSSTRPPTCHFGVLDHSEYTLDYLSSLEPNVREALRIHLVERAKHPEVNMFHAYHQQFLGKEFKTT
- a CDS encoding Gfo/Idh/MocA family protein; its protein translation is MTTPSIRWGIIGCGNVTEVKSGPAFSKTPNSSLVAVMRRDGDKARDYAQRHGVARWYDDAAALIADPEVNAVYVATPPSTHKQYALMSIAAGKPVYVEKPMAMDAAECDAIIHAGREANVPVFVAYYRRGLPRFLKVRELIFDQQVIGKPRIVNTVLHEPHHPRYHDPKNLPWHVRPEISGGGIFMDIGCHTLDILDWLFGPIVSASGQASNQLGAYPVEDTVAISFAFGNGMLGTGLWHFGSYKHHDQIEVIGDRGRISFATFGDGPIRVENAEGAKELRINNPLHIQQPLVETIVAELTGQAGACPSTAESGARTSWVMDQVLRDYRRQAGQPIGA
- the ribD gene encoding bifunctional diaminohydroxyphosphoribosylaminopyrimidine deaminase/5-amino-6-(5-phosphoribosylamino)uracil reductase RibD, with the protein product MTSTFTALDHTHMAQALRVAERGLFTTQPNPRVGCVIAHGEQVVGAGFHQRTGEPHAEVFALREAGERALGATAYVTLEPCAHHGRTPPCADALIAAGVARVVIAAEDPFPQVAGRGIGKLRDAGIVVEAGLMRERARELNIGFFSRIERGRPWVRVKLAMSLDGRTALADGESKWITGEAARADVQRWRARSSAILTGSGTVLADNPRLNVRLPAGEAFAPPLRVVLDRQLRTPAGSHVLDGAAPTLMLHGEHAKASDERFKATEHAAVAEQGGALDLSAVLGVLARRHCSEVHVEAGPTLCGAFFAAGLVDELLIYVAPLLLGDMARPLLNLPSLTDMASRWKLQTIDRRAVGDDLRLLLRPVA
- the glyA gene encoding serine hydroxymethyltransferase — protein: MFPKHETIAGYDNELAQAMADEARRQEDHVELIASENYASPRVMEAQGSVLTNKYAEGYPGKRYYGGCEYVDIAERLAIDRLKQLFGATYANVQPHSGSQANQAVYLALLQPGDTILGMSLAHGGHLTHGAKVNISGKLFNAVQYGVNEQGLVDYDEIERLAVEHKPKMVVAGFSAYSQVMDWARFRAIADKVGAYLFVDMAHVAGLVAAGVYPNPVPHAHVVTSTTHKTLRGPRGGIIVAKDAGEEIEKKLQSIVFPGIQGGPLMHVIAAKAVAFKEALEPSFKTYQEQVVKNAKAMAKTFIERGYKIVSGGTENHLMLVDMIGRDITGKDAEEALGKAHITVNKNAVPNDPRKPFVTSGLRVGTPAITTRGYQEADVVELTQWICDVLDAPHDEAVIARVREQVTAQCHKFPVYG